The Gallus gallus isolate bGalGal1 chromosome 3, bGalGal1.mat.broiler.GRCg7b, whole genome shotgun sequence genome window below encodes:
- the LOC121113179 gene encoding uncharacterized protein LOC121113179, translating into MLPPSHPPPPPHRGPLPRRGAAPGIPPRRPGRIYPRGGDAGGAPAARRRKASPGTDGTLELWICVPRGSPGGRAAEVGGGDYFLAAQGSREGDGVPPLRARASGRHYGGGAVRGRWRRGVSRRADVGSAAEPPSASVLPAGSRRADGRWAAGGDAALRRLQVDGGGTRCLLSSNCAFVCLCLSVCLYVCTFSALAQNTVSASCQNRAGLKGKVLRAPPERALLADVAAGTAGLGMCQQPPLVSAQIHIVMAVFSIYADGIHNGAVVV; encoded by the coding sequence ATGTTGCCCCCctcacacccccccccccccccgcaccgcGGCCCCCTCCCCCGGCGCGGCGCGGCTCCGGGGATCCCTCCGCGCCGGCCCGGCCGGATCTATCCGAGGGGCGGGGATGCCGGCGGAGCCCCTGCGGCGCGGCGGCGGAAGGCTTCCCCTGGCACCGATGGGACTCTAGAACTCTGGATTTGCGTGCCGCGGGGCTCCCCCGGCGGGCGGGCAGCAGAGGTGGGGGGCGGGGACTACTTTCTGGCGGCGCAGGGATCCCGCGAGGGAGATGGCGTGCCGCCGCTGCGAGCCCGGGCCTCCGGTCGCCATTACGGCGGCGGAGCCGTGAGGGGGAGGTGGCGGCGCGGTGTGAGCCGCCGGGCGGACGTGGGCAGCGCCGCGGAGCCGCCCTCAGCTTCAGTACTTCCAGCCGGGTCACGTCGGGCTGACGGGAGGTGGGCGGCGGGCGGGGATGCCGCTCTGCGCCGGCTCCAGGTGGATGGCGGTGGGACGCGCTGCCTTCTCTCTTCAAACTGCgcgtttgtttgtttatgtctgtctgtctgtctgtatgTATGTACGTTTTCAGCGCTGGCTCAGAATACGGTATCCGCTTCGTGTCAAAACCGCGCAGGTCTTAAGGGTAAAGTGCTGAGAGCTCCTCCAGAGAGAGCCCTGCTCGCAGACGTGGCAGCGGGCACGGCGGGTCTGGGGATGTGTCAGCAGCCCCCGTTGGTTTCTGCACAAATACACATCGTTATGGCCGTATTCTCAATATATGCTGATGGTATTCATAACGGTGCGGTCGTAGTTTGA